The genomic segment CCGTCGATTGTACACGAAAAATCACCCATTTGAATCGAGAAGCTCAGCATATTCTAGGGAATAGTTCTTATGGATGGGTTGGCAAAGATCTTTCTTTTTTACCCGAAACCTTGGTTCACTTAATAGAAGAGACTTTACAAACGGGGCGGGGATATCACCGTCATGAAGTTAAATTAAGAGACGGAAAGCATATTGGGGTGAATTCAGCTAAGATTCGTTCTCGTTCAGATGAGTTTGTAGGGGTTGTTGTCATTTTCACAGATTTATCCCAGATTAAAAATTTCCAGAGGCAATCGAGAACCCAGGAGAAATTTAGTTTTATATCTAAAATTGCACAATCTTGTTCCCATGAACTCAAAAATTGTTTGGTTTCAATTAAGACTTTTTCTCAACTCTTACCAGAAAAATATATGGAAGAAAGTTTTCGCAAGGATTTTTATACCATCGTTTCTGGCGAGGTTGATCGTCTCGAGAATTTAGTCGATAATTTTGTATTCTTCTCTCAGCCCATTGAATTAAAAATGAAATCTGAAGATATTCGTGAAGTTCTTGAGTCCAGTTTAGGAGATTTGAAGGATGTTAACCTCAGTAATATTCAAATTGAGAGGGTCTATCAGCACTCCATAGGATCTCTTCTGATGGATCGTACCCTGATGATCAGGGCCTTGGGAAACATCCTTCGAAATTCAGCTCAAGCGATGTGGAAGGGAGGCATATTGACTCTCAAAACGAAGATCCCTCCTCTGGGTGAAGGGTTTGATAATCTTTTTAAAGAAGAGGCTTTGCTCATTCAAATTGAAGATACCGGCGATGGAATTTCTGAAGAACATTCTCAAGAAATTTTCGAGCCGTTCTTTTCGACCAAAACTTTAGGGATGGGGCTGGGTCTTCCTATGGCAAAGAGAATTATTGAAGATCATGGAGGTCAAATCAGTTTTACCAGTCGAAAAGGAAAAGGAACCTGTGTTCAGGTAGTGATTCCGATTCGATTACCCAGTGAAATGCCTGTAGAGGGAGACGAACTAAAAGATCAAAAAAAACCCATGGCTTTTGAAATGTCATCCAATGAGGTGCGAGATGAAATCAGCTAAATCTCCAAAAGTTTTGGTTGTTGATGATGAATTAGGTTCTCAAGAATCTTTAAAAATGATTCTCAAAGATTCTTATCAGGTGATTACGGCTCCCACGGGCGAAGAGGCTTTTAAGGTATTGGACAATGAAAATCCTGATTTAGTTCTTTTGGATGTTCTTCTTCCGGGGATGGGGGGGATTGAGGTGTTACGAAAAGTCAGGTCTTTAAAACCGGACACGCAAGTCATTATGGTCACGGGAGAGGGTAAAGTGAAAACGGCGGTTGAGGCCATGAAATTGGGAGCCTTCGACTACATTCATAAACCTTTTAATGTTGATGAACTTCAAATTCTTGTTAAGCGTGCCTTGGAACAGCGTAATCTTCGCCATGAAATTGATCAATTGAGGGTTGAATTAAAGAAGGCCTATCAATTTGACAATATTGTGGGAACCAGTGAAAAAATGAAAAATCTTTTTGAAAGCATTACGCGTGTGATGAATTCTAATGCCAATGTTTTGGTCACGGGAGAAAGTGGTACTGGAAAAGAACTGGTTGCCCGGGCCATTCACTATAATGGAAATAGAAAAGAACAGCCCTTTGTAGTGGTTCATACCTCTGCTGTTCCTGATAAACTTTTGGAGAGTGAACTTTTTGGGCATGAAAAAGGTGCTTTTACCGGAGCCATTCAAAGAAAAGATGGAACATTAGAGCTTGCCGATGGAGGAACCGTTTTCCTTGATGAAATTGGCGATATGCCCTTTGAGCTTCAGGCCAAGCTTTTGAGGGCCATTCAAGAAAAGGAATTTCGAAGAGTCGGAGGAACAGAGTCTATTCGGGTCGATGTTCGATTTGTCGCTGCCACCAATAAAAATCTGGAAAAGGCGGTAAAAGAGGGTAGCTTTAGAGAAGACCTCTATTATCGACTCAGTGTAGTTCCGATTGTTCTTCCTCCTTTGAGAGAAAGAAGAGAAGATATTCCCCTTTTGGTCTATCATTTCTTAGATCGTCATCGAACAGGAGCCCATTCTAAAGTCGAAGGTTTTGCTCAAGAAGCGATGGATGCGCTTCAAAATTATGACTGGCCTGGAAATGTTCGAGAGCTTCAAAATGCCCTAGAAAATTTGGTGGTCATGGTAGATCATCCGATGATTCGTTTGGAGGATCTTCCTCAACAAATTCGGATGCACCAGTTTCAAAAAAATCTTTTTGGTCAAAACTCTAAAGAAGGTGCTTCTCTGGAATCCATTGTCGCCGCTTTTGAAAAGCAGATCATTGAAGAAGCGCTTCGTAAATGTAACGGGATTTATACTCGAGCGGCAAAACTTTTAGGGACCACGAGAAGGATTTTAAAATATAAAATTGACCAACTCCAAATTCAGCCTGTGCGAACTTCTCGTAAATCTAACAAACAAGAAGAAAATTCTTCTCTTCCCTCTCCCAATGAAATTCTGCCTTCTCCAGGTCTCATTGAAAATTCATAGAATCCTCTCGTTTTTTTATCATAACTAACAAAATTGGGCAAACTAATTATTCCGTCCTTTTTTGTATATTGCTATTCAGTGTTTTAAAATTAAAATCAAAAAGAATAATTTTTATAACTTATTTATTTATAGATACTTACATATTAATTTTATTTAAATTTATACTTGGCATGGGACTTGATATATAAGGACCCGAGTGCTTCCTCGTTCCCACCCACAGGCGGGATGCCAGAAAAAATGGATACTTCCTGTGGGAAATTTTTTTTTGGAGAATCGTCATGGAGAGTCTACGAAAGACAATTCTTGTGGTAGACGATGAAGAGGGGATTCGTAAGTCCCTCGACATGATTTTAAAAGAGCATTATCGAGTCTTCACAACCCCTAGTGCTGAACAAGCCCTCCAACTTCTTCAAACAAATCTTAAAAATGTGGATGTCATTTTCTCCGATATTCTTATGTGCCAGATGACCGGGATCCAGTTTTTAGAGAATGTCAAAAAATTCTGTCCAACGGCACAAGTTATTTTAATAACGGGCTATCCTACGATCGATACCACTGTTGCTGCTCTTCGTTTAGGAGCTTCGGATTATATTCTCAAACCTTTTACAGTGGATGAAATTCTAAAGGCCACAAGACGGGCTTTGGAACGTAAAAGAACCTATCAGAAAAATCAGGAGAAAATTCAAGAGCTCTCGGAGGCGATTCAGAGAAATTATGATGGGACCATTCGTGCTTTAATTTCTGCGATTAATATCAGAGATCAATATACCGCTGGACATTCCTATCGGGTTTCAAAACTCATGGCACGCTTTGCCAAATTTCTTAAAATAGATTCTGAGATTGCTGAGAAATTAGAGATTATTGGCTATTTACATGACATTGGTAAAATCGGAATTGCCCAAGAAATCTTGAATAAAAAGTCGGGTCTGACGTCAGAAGAATACGAAGAAATCAAGCTTTATCCCTTTATTGGATATAAAATTCTCCAATCGGTAGATTTGTTAAAAGATGTCCTGGACATTTTGCTCTATCACCAAGAGCGCTTTGATGGGCAAGGTTATCCTGCAGGACTTCGGGGGCGTGAAATTCCTTTGGGCGCAAGAATGTTAGCCATTGTTGATGCCTACGATGCGATGACCTCCCAGCGAGTTTATCAGGAAAAACAATCGAGTGAGCTC from the Chlamydiota bacterium genome contains:
- a CDS encoding PAS domain-containing protein, translated to MTDDVLLKMDYAESVIEHASTGVITVDCTRKITHLNREAQHILGNSSYGWVGKDLSFLPETLVHLIEETLQTGRGYHRHEVKLRDGKHIGVNSAKIRSRSDEFVGVVVIFTDLSQIKNFQRQSRTQEKFSFISKIAQSCSHELKNCLVSIKTFSQLLPEKYMEESFRKDFYTIVSGEVDRLENLVDNFVFFSQPIELKMKSEDIREVLESSLGDLKDVNLSNIQIERVYQHSIGSLLMDRTLMIRALGNILRNSAQAMWKGGILTLKTKIPPLGEGFDNLFKEEALLIQIEDTGDGISEEHSQEIFEPFFSTKTLGMGLGLPMAKRIIEDHGGQISFTSRKGKGTCVQVVIPIRLPSEMPVEGDELKDQKKPMAFEMSSNEVRDEIS
- a CDS encoding response regulator, which translates into the protein MESLRKTILVVDDEEGIRKSLDMILKEHYRVFTTPSAEQALQLLQTNLKNVDVIFSDILMCQMTGIQFLENVKKFCPTAQVILITGYPTIDTTVAALRLGASDYILKPFTVDEILKATRRALERKRTYQKNQEKIQELSEAIQRNYDGTIRALISAINIRDQYTAGHSYRVSKLMARFAKFLKIDSEIAEKLEIIGYLHDIGKIGIAQEILNKKSGLTSEEYEEIKLYPFIGYKILQSVDLLKDVLDILLYHQERFDGQGYPAGLRGREIPLGARMLAIVDAYDAMTSQRVYQEKQSSELSFKELREQGKSQFDPDLVESFIRMMETKGDSPIPVLQREVSSL
- a CDS encoding sigma-54-dependent Fis family transcriptional regulator encodes the protein MKSAKSPKVLVVDDELGSQESLKMILKDSYQVITAPTGEEAFKVLDNENPDLVLLDVLLPGMGGIEVLRKVRSLKPDTQVIMVTGEGKVKTAVEAMKLGAFDYIHKPFNVDELQILVKRALEQRNLRHEIDQLRVELKKAYQFDNIVGTSEKMKNLFESITRVMNSNANVLVTGESGTGKELVARAIHYNGNRKEQPFVVVHTSAVPDKLLESELFGHEKGAFTGAIQRKDGTLELADGGTVFLDEIGDMPFELQAKLLRAIQEKEFRRVGGTESIRVDVRFVAATNKNLEKAVKEGSFREDLYYRLSVVPIVLPPLRERREDIPLLVYHFLDRHRTGAHSKVEGFAQEAMDALQNYDWPGNVRELQNALENLVVMVDHPMIRLEDLPQQIRMHQFQKNLFGQNSKEGASLESIVAAFEKQIIEEALRKCNGIYTRAAKLLGTTRRILKYKIDQLQIQPVRTSRKSNKQEENSSLPSPNEILPSPGLIENS